One Micromonospora sp. FIMYZ51 genomic window carries:
- a CDS encoding pitrilysin family protein, translating into MSVRPLPPLGPTRRLKLPSQAERTLANGLTVIAVRRPAVPLVEVRLWIPFGRAPLARAHLLAQTLLSGTAAMSSVQIAAELQKIGGGLSAGLDPDRLMLSGTALATGLDRMLEILAEVVTGASYPAAWVGVERDRLVDGIQVARSQPAHLARTALLKRIYGRHPYAVQTPDPEQVRAVRPGALRTMHAQRVHPAGGVLVLVGDVRPERALDAAEKALDGWQGDGHQGELPPAPPLEPGPLLLVDRPGSVQSSLRMALPAVPRTHPDHAALQLANLIFGGYFSSRWVENIREDKGYTYGPHSLVEHSVAGSLLVAAAEVATEVTAPALLETSYELGRLATLPPTAEELEQARQYALGTLQLGVSTQAGLASLVSAYAGNGLRLDFLPEHAARLAKASADDVAAAAARYLAPAQAVTLVLGDAERIAPSLATLTPVVTAPVPT; encoded by the coding sequence GTGAGCGTCCGTCCGCTGCCGCCGCTTGGCCCGACCCGCCGGCTCAAGCTGCCGAGCCAGGCCGAGCGCACGCTCGCCAACGGGCTCACCGTGATCGCGGTACGCCGCCCGGCGGTTCCGCTGGTCGAGGTGCGGCTGTGGATCCCCTTCGGCCGGGCCCCGCTGGCCCGTGCGCACCTGCTCGCGCAGACCCTGCTTTCTGGCACGGCGGCGATGAGCAGCGTGCAGATCGCCGCCGAGCTGCAAAAGATCGGCGGCGGGCTCTCCGCCGGGCTGGACCCGGACCGGCTGATGCTTTCCGGGACCGCCCTGGCGACCGGGCTGGACCGGATGCTGGAGATCCTGGCCGAGGTGGTCACCGGGGCCAGCTACCCGGCCGCGTGGGTGGGCGTGGAACGGGACCGCCTGGTCGACGGCATCCAGGTGGCCCGGAGTCAGCCTGCCCACCTGGCCCGTACCGCCCTGCTCAAGCGGATCTACGGGCGGCACCCGTACGCGGTGCAGACGCCGGATCCCGAGCAGGTCCGGGCGGTGCGGCCGGGCGCGCTGCGCACAATGCATGCCCAGCGGGTGCATCCGGCGGGTGGAGTGCTCGTGCTTGTCGGCGACGTCCGGCCGGAGCGGGCGCTGGACGCGGCCGAGAAGGCGCTCGACGGCTGGCAGGGCGATGGGCACCAGGGCGAGCTGCCGCCGGCTCCTCCGCTGGAGCCCGGCCCGCTGCTGCTGGTCGACCGGCCCGGGTCGGTGCAGTCCTCGCTCCGGATGGCCTTGCCGGCGGTGCCGCGCACCCACCCCGATCACGCCGCGCTGCAACTGGCCAATCTGATCTTCGGGGGATACTTCTCCTCCCGCTGGGTGGAGAACATCCGCGAGGACAAGGGCTACACGTACGGGCCGCACTCGCTTGTCGAGCACTCGGTGGCCGGCTCGCTCCTGGTGGCCGCCGCCGAGGTGGCCACCGAGGTGACCGCGCCCGCGTTGCTGGAGACCAGCTACGAGCTGGGCCGGCTGGCCACCCTGCCGCCCACGGCGGAGGAGCTGGAACAGGCCCGGCAGTACGCTCTCGGTACGCTCCAACTGGGCGTCTCCACTCAGGCGGGGCTGGCCTCGCTGGTCAGCGCGTACGCCGGCAACGGGCTGCGGCTGGACTTCCTGCCCGAGCACGCGGCCCGGCTGGCCAAGGCGAGCGCCGACGACGTCGCCGCGGCGGCGGCCCGCTACCTCGCGCCGGCCCAGGCGGTCACCCTGGTGCTCGGTGACGCCGAGCGGATCGCACCGTCGCTGGCCACCCTGACCCCGGTAGTGACCGCGCCGGTGCCGACATGA
- a CDS encoding cold-shock protein, translating into MAIGTVKWFNADKGFGFITPDGGGADVFAHFSAIQSSGYRSLDENQRVEFEVVQGQKGPQAENIRPL; encoded by the coding sequence ATGGCTATTGGCACCGTCAAGTGGTTCAACGCGGACAAGGGCTTCGGCTTCATCACCCCGGACGGCGGTGGCGCTGACGTCTTCGCCCACTTCTCGGCCATCCAGTCCTCCGGCTACCGGAGCCTGGACGAGAACCAGCGGGTCGAGTTCGAGGTCGTCCAGGGCCAGAAGGGCCCGCAGGCGGAGAACATCCGCCCGCTCTGA
- a CDS encoding ATP-dependent DNA helicase has protein sequence MTQPTLFNPAAPAPRAADAGPRYTPVELARLLRLPAPTREQAAIIAAPVEPLLVVAGAGSGKTETMAARVVWLVANSYVRPEQVLGLTFTRKAAGELAHRVRTRLDQLIRRLGRRGRDPLDDPLAGEPTVATYHSYAGRIVTEHGLRAGYEPTTRLLTEASRWQLVDLIVRNYDGDMSGVDRMPSSVTDAVLALAGELDEHLVDPDTLAAWTGRFFADVQARPGRVYADVRKALTLQQIRLKLLPLVRAYARRKDDFEAMDFADQLARAARVARDHPGVGEIERSRYRVVLLDEYQDTSHAQVVLLGALFGGGHPVTAVGDPCQSIYGWRGASAGTLDRFPTDFARADGSPARVLGLTTSWRNRPEILAVANALATPLRAAGARVPELHAALSVDEPIAHRSPRGAAAGTVHCALLRTYADEADWIADSILAAWQGAARMPGVLPERIPVALRPTTAVLVRVRSQIPAIAAALRGRGLPVEVVGLGGLLDTPEVRDVVCTLRVLADPTDGAALLRLLTGARWRIGPRDLVALHRRARAIATARRQLADDGSPEIVPDRLDEATLVEALADLGPAQAYSAEGYARLRAYARELGLLRYRLDQSLPELIADIERTTGLDVEVAVRAGGGGAGDAGLARGHLDALGDVAARFSGESPGATLAGFLAYLAAAEDEERGLAPGEVEVVEGAVQILTAHAAKGLEWDVVAVAGLSRAVWPGPVRNSDHWLGGLGVLPFPLRGDVDGLPELALAEADDQRGVARAMADFTDAWRAHDEREERRLAYVAVTRPRRLLLCSGHWWGEGTKRPRGPSALLREVHDACLAGGAGHLVDEWAPEPTPDAANPTTEVVLRAEWPADPLGVRRPVLAEAAALVRRCLTEGDETAGPDDETAATDPDIARWRREADLLLAERAELSRLTGPIDVALPEHLSVTQLVALRRDPAALARTLRRPLPTEPNPYARRGTAFHAWLEQRFGADRLLDTDELPGAADADAAPDEALAELQQRFLASEWADRTPIEVEVPFATVIGGVVVRGRMDAVFRRPGDRFDVVDWKTGARPSGSAAEVAAVQLAVYRLAWAELAGVPVDRVGAAFHYVRDGVTIRPADLLDADGLAELITAVPEPA, from the coding sequence ATGACCCAGCCCACCCTGTTCAACCCCGCCGCACCGGCACCCCGGGCGGCCGACGCCGGTCCCCGCTACACCCCGGTGGAACTGGCCAGGTTGCTGCGCCTGCCGGCGCCGACCCGGGAGCAGGCGGCGATCATCGCGGCCCCGGTGGAGCCGCTGCTCGTGGTCGCGGGCGCCGGTTCGGGCAAGACCGAGACGATGGCCGCCCGGGTGGTCTGGCTGGTCGCCAACTCGTACGTCCGGCCGGAGCAGGTGCTCGGCCTCACCTTCACCCGCAAGGCCGCCGGTGAGCTGGCGCATCGGGTGCGTACCCGGCTCGACCAGCTGATCCGCCGACTCGGCCGGCGCGGGCGCGATCCGCTCGACGACCCGCTGGCCGGGGAACCGACGGTGGCCACCTACCACTCGTACGCCGGCCGGATCGTCACCGAGCACGGCCTGCGGGCCGGCTACGAACCCACCACCCGGCTGCTCACCGAGGCGTCCCGCTGGCAGCTTGTCGATCTGATCGTGCGCAACTACGACGGGGACATGTCCGGGGTGGACCGGATGCCCAGCAGTGTCACCGACGCGGTGCTGGCGCTCGCCGGTGAGCTGGACGAGCACCTGGTCGACCCGGACACCCTCGCCGCCTGGACCGGCCGGTTCTTCGCCGACGTGCAGGCCCGACCCGGGCGGGTCTACGCCGACGTGCGCAAGGCCCTCACGCTCCAGCAGATCCGGCTGAAGCTGCTGCCGCTGGTGCGCGCGTACGCCCGCCGCAAGGACGACTTCGAGGCGATGGACTTCGCCGACCAGCTCGCCCGGGCCGCCCGGGTGGCCCGGGACCACCCGGGCGTCGGCGAGATCGAGCGCAGCCGCTACCGGGTGGTGCTGCTCGACGAGTACCAGGACACCAGCCACGCCCAGGTGGTGCTGCTCGGTGCGCTGTTCGGCGGCGGGCATCCGGTGACCGCCGTGGGTGACCCCTGCCAGTCCATCTACGGCTGGCGGGGCGCCAGCGCCGGCACCCTGGACCGCTTTCCGACCGACTTCGCCCGTGCCGACGGCAGCCCGGCCCGGGTGCTCGGGCTGACCACCAGTTGGCGCAACCGCCCGGAGATCCTCGCGGTGGCGAACGCGCTTGCCACTCCGTTGCGCGCCGCCGGCGCCCGGGTGCCGGAACTGCACGCCGCGCTCAGCGTCGACGAGCCGATCGCGCACCGCAGCCCGCGCGGTGCCGCCGCCGGCACCGTGCACTGCGCGCTGCTGCGCACGTACGCCGACGAGGCCGACTGGATCGCCGACAGCATCCTCGCCGCCTGGCAGGGCGCGGCCCGGATGCCCGGTGTGCTGCCCGAGCGGATCCCGGTTGCGTTGCGCCCGACCACTGCGGTGCTGGTCCGGGTGCGCAGCCAGATCCCGGCGATCGCCGCTGCGCTGCGTGGGCGTGGCCTGCCGGTCGAGGTGGTCGGGCTGGGCGGCCTGCTGGACACTCCCGAGGTGCGCGACGTGGTGTGCACGCTGCGGGTACTGGCCGACCCGACCGACGGTGCGGCGCTGCTGCGCCTGCTGACCGGTGCCCGCTGGCGGATCGGGCCGCGGGATCTGGTCGCCCTGCACCGCCGGGCCCGGGCCATCGCCACCGCCCGCCGGCAGCTCGCCGACGACGGCAGCCCGGAGATCGTCCCGGACCGCCTCGACGAGGCGACCCTGGTCGAGGCGCTGGCCGACCTCGGCCCGGCGCAGGCGTACTCGGCCGAGGGATACGCGCGGTTGCGCGCGTACGCCCGGGAGCTGGGCCTGCTGCGCTACCGGCTGGACCAGTCGTTGCCGGAGCTGATCGCGGACATCGAGCGGACCACCGGGCTGGACGTGGAGGTGGCGGTACGCGCCGGCGGAGGCGGTGCCGGCGACGCCGGCCTGGCCCGGGGGCACCTGGACGCGCTTGGCGACGTGGCGGCCCGGTTCAGCGGGGAGAGTCCCGGTGCCACGCTCGCCGGCTTCCTGGCCTACCTGGCCGCCGCCGAGGACGAGGAGCGTGGCCTGGCCCCGGGTGAGGTGGAGGTGGTCGAGGGGGCGGTGCAGATCCTCACCGCGCACGCCGCCAAGGGGCTGGAGTGGGACGTGGTGGCGGTGGCCGGGCTGAGCCGGGCGGTCTGGCCGGGACCGGTGCGCAACTCCGACCACTGGCTCGGCGGCTTGGGCGTGCTGCCCTTCCCGCTGCGCGGCGACGTCGACGGCCTGCCCGAGCTGGCCCTGGCCGAGGCGGACGACCAGCGCGGGGTGGCCCGGGCGATGGCGGACTTCACCGACGCCTGGAGGGCCCACGACGAGCGGGAGGAACGACGGCTGGCGTACGTGGCGGTGACCCGCCCGCGCCGGCTGCTGCTCTGCTCCGGACACTGGTGGGGGGAGGGCACCAAGCGGCCACGCGGGCCGTCGGCGCTGCTCCGCGAGGTGCACGACGCCTGCCTGGCCGGCGGTGCCGGTCACCTGGTCGACGAGTGGGCGCCGGAGCCGACGCCGGACGCGGCGAACCCCACCACCGAGGTGGTGTTGCGCGCCGAGTGGCCGGCGGACCCGCTCGGCGTACGCCGTCCGGTGCTGGCCGAGGCGGCGGCGTTGGTGCGGCGGTGCCTGACCGAGGGGGACGAGACGGCCGGACCGGACGACGAGACGGCGGCGACGGATCCGGACATCGCCCGGTGGCGGCGGGAGGCCGACCTGTTGTTGGCCGAGCGGGCGGAGCTGAGCCGGCTCACCGGTCCGATCGACGTGGCGTTGCCCGAGCACCTGTCGGTGACGCAACTGGTCGCGTTGCGGCGGGATCCGGCGGCACTGGCCCGTACGCTGCGCCGCCCGCTGCCCACCGAGCCCAACCCGTACGCCCGTCGGGGCACCGCCTTTCACGCCTGGCTGGAGCAGCGATTCGGCGCGGACCGGCTGCTCGACACCGACGAACTGCCCGGTGCGGCGGACGCGGACGCCGCACCGGACGAGGCGCTGGCCGAACTCCAGCAGCGTTTCCTGGCCAGCGAGTGGGCCGACCGTACGCCGATCGAGGTGGAGGTGCCGTTCGCCACGGTGATCGGCGGCGTGGTGGTACGCGGCCGGATGGACGCGGTGTTCCGCCGGCCCGGAGATCGGTTCGACGTGGTCGACTGGAAGACCGGTGCCCGCCCGTCCGGGTCGGCGGCCGAGGTGGCCGCCGTGCAGTTGGCGGTCTACCGACTGGCCTGGGCGGAGTTGGCCGGCGTACCGGTCGACCGGGTCGGTGCCGCCTTCCACTACGTACGCGACGGGGTGACCATTCGTCCGGCGGACCTGCTCGACGCCGACGGGCTCGCCGAATTGATCACCGCGGTTCCGGAGCCGGCCTGA
- a CDS encoding pitrilysin family protein, producing the protein MPTRRAKIPATRYPVERFTLDNGLRVVLAPDRSAPVIGVAVVYDVGIRSEPEGRTGFAHLFEHLMFQGSENLEKLAHFRHVQGAGGTFNGSTHLDYTDYFETLPSNALERALFLEADRMRGPRLTEENLRNQVDVVKEEIRVNVLNRPYGGFPWLTLPPVMFDTFPNAHDGYGSFDDLESATVADAADFFRRYYASGNAVLSVSGDIDTAEAGKLIERHFGDVPARPAPDRPDFAEPELTAERRRAYTDQLAPLPAVASAWRVPDPVGDFAAYLPYVVLAEVLTDGDASRLVERLVHTDRAVTSVGGYLGFMGDPFDVRDPTALLLQSHLPPGGDVDKVLRTIDEELDRLATDGLTDGELARTQARMATHLLRDTDAVLGRALRMAVLEQQRGEPGLLGELPRLVGEVTEAQVRAAAATLRPERRASVEVIPGGAR; encoded by the coding sequence GTGCCGACGCGCAGAGCGAAGATCCCAGCGACGAGGTATCCGGTCGAGCGGTTCACCCTCGACAACGGCCTGCGGGTGGTCCTCGCCCCCGACCGCAGCGCCCCGGTCATCGGGGTCGCGGTGGTCTACGACGTCGGCATCCGTTCCGAGCCAGAGGGCCGCACCGGCTTCGCGCATCTCTTCGAACACCTGATGTTCCAGGGTTCGGAGAATCTGGAGAAACTCGCCCACTTCCGGCACGTGCAGGGCGCCGGGGGCACCTTCAACGGCTCCACCCACCTGGACTACACCGACTACTTCGAGACGCTGCCGAGCAACGCCCTGGAACGGGCGCTGTTCCTGGAGGCGGATCGGATGCGCGGCCCCCGGTTGACCGAGGAGAACCTGCGCAACCAGGTCGACGTGGTCAAGGAGGAGATCCGGGTAAACGTGCTCAACCGGCCGTACGGCGGGTTCCCGTGGCTGACCCTGCCACCGGTCATGTTCGACACCTTCCCCAACGCGCACGACGGTTACGGCTCCTTCGACGACCTGGAGTCGGCCACCGTCGCCGACGCGGCGGACTTCTTCCGGCGCTACTACGCCAGCGGCAACGCGGTGCTCTCGGTCAGCGGTGACATCGACACCGCCGAGGCGGGCAAACTGATCGAGCGGCACTTCGGGGACGTGCCGGCCCGGCCCGCGCCGGACCGGCCGGACTTCGCCGAGCCGGAGCTGACCGCCGAGCGGCGCCGGGCGTACACCGACCAGTTGGCGCCGCTGCCGGCGGTGGCGTCGGCGTGGCGGGTGCCCGATCCGGTCGGCGACTTCGCCGCCTACCTGCCGTACGTGGTGCTCGCCGAGGTGCTCACCGACGGCGACGCCTCCCGACTGGTCGAGCGACTTGTGCACACCGACCGCGCGGTGACAAGCGTGGGTGGCTACCTGGGGTTCATGGGTGACCCGTTCGACGTACGCGACCCCACCGCGCTGCTGCTCCAGTCCCACCTGCCGCCCGGCGGCGACGTGGACAAGGTGCTGCGCACCATCGACGAGGAGCTGGATCGGCTGGCCACCGATGGGCTGACCGACGGCGAGCTGGCCCGTACCCAGGCCCGGATGGCGACCCACCTGCTGCGGGACACCGACGCGGTGCTGGGCCGGGCGCTGCGGATGGCGGTCCTGGAGCAGCAACGCGGCGAGCCGGGCCTGCTGGGTGAGCTGCCCCGGCTGGTCGGCGAGGTCACCGAGGCGCAGGTCCGCGCCGCCGCAGCCACCCTGCGGCCGGAGCGCCGCGCATCCGTCGAGGTCATCCCCGGAGGTGCCCGGTGA
- a CDS encoding ATP-dependent DNA helicase yields the protein MQAYRLVRRPGGPTEGSGPSGGSVTDQGRPETVAGRDDPGQAEVVAHTDGPMLVLGGPGTGKTRTLVEAVAARVAEGVDPERILVLTFSRRGAAELRQRIEARIAAGGQRVLREPLVRTFPAYAFGLLRRAAAERGEPSPRLLTGPEQDLIIRELLDVVGAEPGDDPVGWPEDLRPALRTRAFAAQLRDLLMRAAERGIGPVELSRLGEQLGRADWPAAARFLREYVSVLALRDVANRGSVAYDPAELVRAATGMLRDDPELLAAERRRLAYVYVDELADTDPAQLALLETVAGGGPPLVAFADPDSSTYAFRGADPTGVTTFAHRFRTASGAPAAQLLLTTSYRAGPRLLAAAARLARRLRGPAAHRRLSPLPDAPPGEVEVRTFRSATSEAAWLAHALREAHLLGGMPWGRMAVLVRSTGRQLPTLRRALHAAGVPTVVHGEDLPLHLQPAVAPLLLLLRCALEPERLDEEAAVALLHSPLGGADPLAERRLRQGLRAIALATGDRRPSGELIVEALRDPAELAGIERRWAEPAQTVAGLLAVAREAAGRPGAGAEEVLWAVWRASGLAELWSAALTRGPAEAGEGDLARRRRAEAADRDLDAVLVLFDAAARFTDRLPGARTEVFLDHVLGQELPADTLAPTADRGDAVRLLTAHAAKGLEWDLVAVAGVQEGVWPDLRLRGSLLGSERLVDVLAGRSDGSGGVATLVGQTSALLDEERRLFHVAVTRARRRLLVSAVASAAVGGDDHEEQPSRFLYELGPADPTADAPPGPAGPDAPPGPPRPDGPDDPSGPDAVGGAAPQTGSDGSTAGGGPADAAPPRTLPISRPPRALTLPALVAELRTAVADPTVPLARRRAAAAELARLAAAGVSGAHPDDWWGLRPLSDDRPLVDEGEPVRVTPSAMESALRCSLRWLLERHGGTAAASTAQGVGNLVHAAAMLAEDASADRGELLDYVAARFDAIELAARWMVGPELSRAEEMVDKLLRWLAANPRRLLAIEHEFAVRLDDPHRPVELTGRVDRLEVDADGRLVVVDLKTGKSTAVTAREVAEHPQLGAYQAAVEAGAFAEFGDEPGGAALVQLGTGARDAKEQAQPPTTDGPEAGWATALVRRTADTMAAATFAAVANSKCRVCPVRTSCPVSGQGRQVVEPPTVRQPEHKE from the coding sequence ATGCAGGCGTACCGGCTGGTGCGTCGGCCCGGCGGGCCGACCGAGGGGAGTGGCCCGTCCGGCGGCTCGGTCACGGACCAGGGTCGCCCGGAGACTGTGGCCGGTCGGGACGATCCCGGGCAGGCCGAGGTGGTCGCGCACACCGACGGGCCGATGCTGGTTCTCGGTGGACCGGGCACCGGCAAGACCCGGACGCTTGTCGAGGCGGTCGCCGCCCGGGTCGCCGAGGGGGTCGATCCGGAGCGGATCCTGGTGCTCACCTTCAGCCGGCGGGGTGCCGCCGAGCTGCGGCAGCGGATCGAGGCCCGGATCGCCGCCGGTGGGCAGCGGGTGTTGCGCGAACCGTTGGTACGCACCTTTCCCGCGTACGCCTTCGGGCTGTTGCGGCGGGCCGCCGCCGAGCGGGGCGAGCCGTCACCGCGGCTGCTCACCGGCCCCGAACAGGATCTGATCATCCGCGAGCTGCTGGATGTCGTCGGTGCGGAACCGGGTGACGACCCGGTCGGCTGGCCCGAGGACCTGCGCCCGGCACTGCGCACCCGGGCGTTCGCGGCCCAGCTGCGCGACCTGCTGATGCGCGCGGCCGAACGCGGGATCGGCCCGGTCGAGCTTTCCCGGCTCGGCGAGCAGCTCGGCCGCGCCGACTGGCCGGCCGCCGCGCGGTTCCTCCGGGAGTACGTCTCGGTGCTGGCGTTGCGTGACGTGGCCAACCGGGGCTCGGTCGCGTACGACCCGGCCGAGCTGGTCCGGGCCGCCACCGGGATGCTGCGCGACGACCCGGAGCTGCTGGCCGCCGAGCGGCGCCGGCTGGCGTACGTCTACGTCGACGAGTTGGCCGACACCGATCCCGCCCAGCTCGCGCTGTTGGAGACGGTGGCCGGTGGTGGTCCACCACTTGTCGCCTTCGCCGATCCCGACTCGTCCACGTACGCGTTCCGGGGTGCGGATCCGACCGGGGTCACCACGTTTGCGCACCGGTTCCGTACCGCCTCCGGTGCACCGGCCGCGCAGCTGCTGCTGACCACCAGTTACCGCGCCGGTCCGCGACTGTTGGCCGCCGCCGCCCGACTGGCGCGTCGGCTGCGCGGCCCGGCGGCGCATCGCCGGCTCTCCCCGCTACCGGACGCGCCGCCCGGCGAGGTGGAGGTACGCACGTTCCGTTCGGCCACGAGTGAGGCGGCCTGGCTGGCACACGCCCTACGTGAGGCGCACCTGCTCGGCGGCATGCCCTGGGGACGGATGGCGGTGCTGGTCCGCTCCACCGGCCGCCAGTTGCCCACGCTGCGTCGGGCGCTGCACGCGGCCGGCGTGCCGACCGTGGTGCACGGCGAGGACCTGCCGTTGCACCTGCAACCTGCGGTGGCACCGCTGCTGCTCCTGCTGCGCTGCGCGTTGGAGCCGGAGCGGCTTGACGAGGAGGCCGCCGTCGCCCTGCTGCACTCGCCGCTCGGCGGTGCCGACCCGCTGGCCGAGCGGCGACTGCGACAGGGCCTGCGGGCCATCGCCCTGGCCACCGGCGATCGTCGCCCCTCCGGCGAGTTGATCGTCGAGGCGCTGCGTGATCCGGCCGAGCTGGCCGGTATCGAACGGCGCTGGGCCGAGCCGGCGCAGACGGTGGCCGGCCTGCTGGCCGTGGCCCGGGAGGCGGCCGGCCGACCCGGCGCAGGCGCCGAGGAGGTGCTCTGGGCGGTGTGGCGGGCCAGCGGGTTGGCCGAGCTGTGGTCCGCCGCACTGACCCGGGGGCCGGCCGAGGCCGGTGAGGGTGACCTCGCCCGCCGACGTCGGGCCGAGGCGGCCGACCGTGACCTGGACGCCGTGCTTGTGCTCTTCGACGCCGCCGCCCGGTTCACCGACCGGCTTCCGGGCGCGCGTACCGAGGTCTTCCTCGACCACGTGCTCGGCCAGGAGCTGCCGGCCGACACCCTCGCCCCGACCGCCGACCGGGGGGACGCCGTGCGGCTGCTCACCGCGCACGCCGCGAAGGGTCTCGAATGGGACCTGGTCGCCGTCGCCGGGGTGCAGGAGGGGGTCTGGCCCGACCTGCGGCTGCGCGGCAGCCTGCTCGGCTCCGAACGCCTGGTGGACGTGCTGGCCGGCCGGTCGGACGGCAGCGGTGGGGTGGCCACCCTGGTCGGGCAGACCTCCGCCCTGCTGGACGAGGAGCGACGGCTGTTCCACGTCGCGGTGACCCGGGCCCGGCGCCGGTTGCTGGTCAGCGCGGTGGCCTCGGCGGCCGTCGGCGGCGACGACCACGAGGAACAGCCCAGCCGCTTCCTCTACGAGCTGGGGCCCGCCGACCCCACCGCCGACGCACCGCCCGGACCAGCGGGGCCGGATGCCCCACCCGGACCGCCGAGGCCGGACGGACCGGACGACCCGTCGGGACCGGACGCGGTGGGCGGCGCGGCGCCGCAGACCGGGTCCGACGGCTCGACGGCCGGCGGCGGCCCGGCGGACGCCGCGCCGCCGCGCACGCTGCCGATCAGCCGTCCACCTCGGGCGCTGACCCTGCCGGCGCTGGTGGCGGAGTTGCGTACCGCGGTCGCCGACCCGACGGTCCCGCTCGCCCGGCGGCGGGCGGCGGCGGCCGAGCTGGCCCGGCTGGCCGCCGCCGGAGTCTCCGGCGCGCACCCCGACGACTGGTGGGGGCTGCGACCGCTCTCGGACGACCGGCCACTTGTGGACGAGGGGGAGCCGGTCCGGGTCACCCCGTCGGCGATGGAGAGCGCGTTGCGGTGCAGCCTGCGCTGGCTGCTGGAGCGGCACGGCGGCACCGCTGCGGCCAGCACCGCGCAGGGCGTCGGCAACCTGGTGCACGCGGCGGCGATGCTTGCCGAGGACGCCAGCGCCGACCGGGGTGAGCTGCTGGACTACGTCGCCGCCCGGTTCGACGCGATCGAGCTGGCCGCGCGGTGGATGGTCGGCCCGGAGCTGAGCCGCGCCGAGGAGATGGTGGACAAGCTGCTGCGCTGGTTGGCCGCCAATCCGCGCCGGCTGCTCGCCATCGAGCACGAGTTCGCGGTACGCCTCGACGACCCGCACCGGCCGGTCGAGCTGACCGGCCGGGTGGACCGGTTGGAGGTGGACGCGGACGGCCGGTTGGTGGTGGTGGACCTCAAGACCGGCAAGTCCACCGCCGTCACCGCGCGTGAGGTGGCCGAGCATCCGCAGCTCGGCGCGTACCAGGCGGCGGTGGAGGCGGGTGCGTTCGCCGAGTTCGGCGACGAGCCCGGCGGGGCGGCTCTGGTGCAGCTCGGCACCGGCGCACGCGACGCCAAGGAGCAGGCGCAGCCGCCGACGACCGACGGGCCGGAGGCCGGCTGGGCCACCGCGCTGGTCCGCCGTACCGCCGATACGATGGCCGCCGCCACCTTCGCCGCGGTCGCCAACTCGAAGTGCCGGGTGTGCCCGGTGCGCACCAGCTGCCCGGTGTCCGGTCAGGGACGGCAGGTGGTCGAGCCACCGACCGTCCGGCAGCCGGAGCACAAGGAGTGA
- the nudC gene encoding NAD(+) diphosphatase, whose protein sequence is MSRYAGPNGVGQPADVRGEATPPLARATLDRAAHRRTDPQWLAQAWTGARVLVLDVEAGGQTLVRTDTAVPTLVLAEADDLPPTLASEAMFLGVEPDGVPVFCVHTTLAVMPGTRAAHLREVGHRLGDRDAGLFTTALALTNWHLRHLYHPVTGEPTRADEAGWSRVDTKGERVWPRTDPAMIVLVHDGVDGVHGRCLLGNNAAWPNPAGQRRFSCLAGYVEPGESAEATVLREVHEEVGVPIRDIAYAGSQAWPFPGSLMLGFLATADPAHPLRVDPEEIAEARWFSRQEIGAALAGRPVDVGDGAQLRLPPPSSIALFLIHRWFDGHC, encoded by the coding sequence ATGAGCCGGTACGCCGGCCCGAACGGTGTCGGTCAGCCCGCCGACGTACGCGGGGAGGCGACCCCGCCGCTGGCCCGCGCCACCCTGGATCGGGCAGCGCACCGGCGTACCGACCCGCAGTGGCTGGCGCAGGCGTGGACCGGTGCCCGGGTGCTGGTGCTCGACGTCGAGGCCGGCGGGCAGACCCTGGTGCGTACCGACACTGCGGTGCCGACGCTGGTCCTCGCCGAGGCCGACGACCTGCCGCCGACGCTGGCCAGCGAGGCGATGTTTCTCGGCGTCGAGCCGGACGGGGTGCCGGTCTTCTGCGTACACACCACCCTGGCGGTGATGCCGGGCACCCGGGCGGCACATCTGCGCGAGGTGGGGCACCGGCTCGGCGACCGGGACGCCGGACTTTTCACCACGGCGCTGGCGTTGACCAACTGGCACCTGCGGCACCTCTACCATCCGGTCACCGGCGAGCCGACCCGGGCGGACGAGGCCGGTTGGTCCCGGGTGGACACCAAGGGCGAGCGGGTGTGGCCGCGTACCGATCCGGCGATGATCGTGCTGGTGCACGATGGGGTCGACGGCGTGCACGGGCGGTGCCTGCTGGGCAACAACGCCGCCTGGCCGAACCCGGCGGGGCAGCGTCGCTTCTCCTGCCTGGCCGGTTACGTGGAGCCGGGGGAGTCGGCCGAGGCGACGGTGTTGCGGGAGGTCCACGAGGAGGTGGGCGTGCCGATCCGGGACATCGCGTACGCGGGCAGCCAGGCCTGGCCCTTCCCTGGTTCGCTGATGCTCGGCTTCCTGGCCACGGCCGATCCGGCGCACCCGCTGCGGGTCGACCCTGAGGAGATCGCCGAGGCCCGCTGGTTCTCCCGGCAGGAGATCGGCGCGGCGTTGGCCGGGCGACCGGTCGACGTGGGCGACGGCGCCCAACTACGCCTGCCCCCACCCTCGTCGATCGCGCTCTTCCTCATCCACCGCTGGTTCGACGGCCATTGTTGA